The following proteins are co-located in the Haliotis asinina isolate JCU_RB_2024 chromosome 13, JCU_Hal_asi_v2, whole genome shotgun sequence genome:
- the LOC137260295 gene encoding uncharacterized protein → MKKLHGGYELMIDGKSELFYGTLLCVVGDTPAAQMLGGFKEGVGFAEKPCRTCEISRDDLTYSKTIHSLLDNGRIMEEWFKFIEETAYHLLSYYFNHVLSQKVRNIRWARKRRSDRISSETGGKKKKTHLSLAKIDEVKEMDMEEAKKILEFELQKPKEQQDKALIMKAQRATFKERRHFVENVQEDGNIQVIVKAHPLLKIEDYTEDDPHDPVDTNEAILDLFMTTHHEIKYTPKKSKKTLPSTISKVDVKNADLSTRRKEAPRLIVVTTQGKIGSCFVVADGFELNVSKDIKEAVLSLVMSYYRDEPACWEDIMKGRVFSTPAPHPPWSVNKDGVK, encoded by the exons ATGAAGAAATTACATGGTGGCTATGAACTGATGATTGACGGCAAGTCTGAACTTTTCTATGGGACGCTGCTTTGTGTTGTTGGTGATACTCCAGCAGCACAGATGCTTGGTGGATTTAAAGAAGGTGTTGGCTTTGCTGAAAAGCCATGCAGAACATGTGAAATATCacgtgatgatctca CATACTCAAAGACAATTCACTCATTGCTGGACAATGGCAGAATTATGGAGGAGTGGTTCAAGTTTATTGAGGAAACTGCCTATCATCTCCTTTCT TATTACTTCAACCACGTTCTGTCACAGAAGGTTCGGAATATCCGATGGGCAAGGAAGAGGAGGAGTGACCGTATAAGTAGTGAAACGGGTGGGAAAAAGAAAAAGACGCACCTCAGTTTGGCCAAGATTGATG AGGTTAAGGAAATGGACATGGAGGAAGCGAAAAAGATCCTGGAATTTGAATTACAAAAACCCAAGGAACAGCAAGACAAGGCTCTCATAATGAAAGCTCAGAGAGCAACATTTAAAGAAAGACGCCATTTTGTAGAGAATGTACAAGAGGATGGAAATATCCAAGTCATCGTGAAGGCTCATCCTTTGCTTAAAATTGAAGACTAT ACTGAAGATGATCCTCATGATCCAGTGGACACAAATGAAGCAATACTGGACCTGTTTATGACTACCCATCACGAAATCAAGTATACCCCTAAAAAAAGCAAGAAAACGTTGCCCAGCACCATTTCCAAGGTTGAT GTTAAGAATGCTGACCTGTCAACTAGGAGAAAAGAAGCCCCAAGGTTGATTGTAGTCACTACACAGGGGAAGATTGGAAGCTGCTTTGTTGTAGCTGATGGATTTGAACTTAATGTCAGCAAGGATATCAAAGAGGCGGTCCTGTCTCTTGTGATGTCCTACTAT